Genomic window (Onychomys torridus chromosome 5, mOncTor1.1, whole genome shotgun sequence):
GGTCAGGCCTGTTATACAGCGTAGTTTACTGACCTATCAACCCCTTCACTGTGGCAGCTCATGTTGTCCCCATATTTTTGTCACTCACAAGCCTGCCAACACAGATACCATTGTCCATGCATCTGCAGTTACGTTGCCTCAGGCTGGGTAACAAGCAAAAGAATTGGTTAAATCTTAAATGCCCTGAAGAGATGCTTGCAATAAattggaaattttaaaagaaattaaggaaaggaGGTTACAGAACAGAgtggggtgtttgtgtgtgtgtgtgtgtgtgtgtgtgtgtgtgtgtgtgtgtgtctgtgtctgtgtctgtgtctgtgtctgtctgtctgtctgtgtcctgccTCTATACACACAGAGGGACAGGGGAACTGTGGGAGGGTTTCCTCAAACCTAATGTCACAGCATGTACTTGCTGGGTGTGCAGGCCGGCTGTATGGCAGCTCAGAGAGTTGATGCCTCCTGGATGCATCTGGGATGCTAGCTTACTGCAGTTACAAGTGCTTTGGCAGTTTGGAGGTTTAGGAGAGTGTCTTTTATGTCAGCAGCTGGGGTGACAATGAGGATCTATGGACAAAGGACTCACTGGGAGTTGGCCCACAAGTAGATGATATAGTCCTTTCCGGTGGATCATTCCACTCACAGGACATAGGGTGGGATGGAATTAACACCACACAAACTCCCTTTAGAATGCTCACTGAAAACTCTGGGAAGCCTCACACTGACCAGAAAGACAGCAAAGTGGATCCTGGGAAAACTCACCTGTGCATCCCTATCACCTGGAACATTCCAGCACACCTAAAGTCCCCAGAGAAGTGATTGATGAAGAAaacagggggagagggagggatggagggaagaagagagggagagggaaggatttCTAATTATATTGAGAGCTGATTCACTCGGATTTGAAGACTCTCCCAAACATTAACTTGAATACCAGCCCAATGCCAAAATGCCTACAGCCAGCTGTcaaggaaatgcagagaaaattATTATCAGAAATAGggagtctcaaaaacaaatgtctGTCCTTATTGCTACCCCTCCAAAGTTAATTAAGTGTGGTGGTAAGACCCGCACTGTTTGGGCTCTTCGTGTAATAAAAAGCTCCTCCAGAAATAAAACCCAGAGGTTCAGATCACAGCgctgggaagttgaggcagctggagcagcagagggtgctgggaatcctgTTCCCTGCTCCAGCACAGTCATTATAATCATAGGGTGCATCTGTATTCAGATTGCAGAGCAGCTCCGGACAAGAGCACCAAAGAGGCAGAATGTATGTCCCTTGGCGATCTGCTTGCTTCCAAGAGGGTTTCACTGTCATTTAGATTTCCACAGTCTTCGTCCTCAGGAGAGCCTGCTGGCTGCTCTCAGAAAAACCAGGAGGGGCTTGTGTAAAAGGGGCCAGCCTTGAAACAAGGACTGACCTTGTTTCTCATCAACTGGAAATGTAGGCTGTCACCACTGGAAGGGACTTGTGCAGGTGATCTGGTATCCGAGCACTGTGTGTACACCTCTTGATTGAGTAGTGTTTgtaggagggaagggagaaggaaagaagagaaggaggttgatgggatggagagaggggagaaggaggagagggaaatcaCTGAAAGGCCCGAGAAGGTGATGGGGTGGTAGAAAACACTTCCAGCCACATCGTGGACTGTTATACAACCTTTAGGACTGAGAGACCTGTGTACTGGCTGACCTGGAAGTGCAAGAGTGTGCATGGAGAAATACAAACCAGTAAGACTTGGACATGGGTGTTGCACACTGACCAAGGATGGAGTTGACAAATCATGGAGACAGCAGATGACACTATGTCTAGCTCTCTGCCTGCTTTAGTACAGGAGACAAGGATGCTTTGAaatcactgggggtggggcaaTCATGATGATTTTGTAGCAAAGGAAAGCAATATGAAATCCACAGTTCCTTGTCCAtcacaaagcttgcctggagcaAAGCCCATGTGTCCATCACAAAGCTTGACTGGAGCACAGCCCATGTGTTCTTCTGCACACCATCCTATGTGACTGCTTTTATGCTACAATGGCAAGGTTGTTAGTTCAGCAGACACCCTGCAGACTGCAAAGAAAAGAATACAGGctgcctggctctttctctgAAAAAGTTTCTGGTCCCCACTTTAGAGTGTTCCCATACTCAATAAGAGTAAATTTAAGGcatttctttatccactcattcAGTGTATCATTTAAACAACAGATAACAAATGCCTACTGGTGGGGTCAGGCATCAGCAACCAGCTGGGAGCAATGAAAGCAATCTTATCCTAGACCCACCcttcaattgatttttttcctaatgGTATTCTAGCCCTTACATCATGGTACCCTTCAGCATCCCATCATGTACCCTGACCATCTTGGTCTTTCCTAAGGAAGGGCACCCAAAAGAGTCCCCAGGCCTCCTAGTTTTTCTCCAGGTGATGGAAGTCTAGAAAGACTCACCTTGGAACAGGTCCTGCTGTTGGTCTAATTATGAAGTGCTAAACACTCAATCTTTGCTTTTTCAGCTCCTGTGACTCCAGAGAGGGCATCTAACAGTCTTCAAACTTGTGCCATGGATGGAAGCAGGCACCAGCCCTGGAGAAGGACATGACAGCCTATATGTATGATCCCTTGCacataaaaccaaaaccacctCAAGACACAGCCACCAGTGCCTCAGTCTCCATGAGGAACCTAGAGGGTAGATATATACTACAGACCCATAAGGAATGTGACTTGGAAGACCAGCTGAGGACTGGGGTTTGAGCCTTGAAGGCGCTGTCTtacattattcttatttatgtccTACGCTTCACAAGGAGCAGCTTGATCTATCCTACAACAGCACCAGCCTGGTCACTGGACCCTCTCTAGCCCTCCTTTGGCCTGGTTGGGAACCTGAAGCCCAGTGGTTGAAGCTGGAAAAGAAGTGGCCAAGGCCAAGGGTGAGTGTAGAAGTGTAGAATGGAGCCCAATGGCACCGTTCACTCCTGTTGCTTAGACTCTACCGTATTGAAAGTCGCCATCAGTCTGATCCTCACCACCCTCATCCTCATCACCATTGCTGGCAATGTGGTAGTCTGCCTGGCTGTCAGTTTGAACCGTCAGCTCCGCAGTCTCACCAACTGCTTCATTGTGTCCTTGGCGGCTACTGACCTGCTTCTTGGCCTCCTGGTGCTGCCCTTCTCTGCCATTTACCAGCTCTCTTTCAAGTGGAGCTTTGGCCAGGTCTTCTGCAACATCTACACCAGCCTGGATGTGATGCTCTGCACAGCCTCCATCCTCAACCTCTTCATGATCAGCTTGGACCGCTACTGCGCTGTCACGGACCCACTGAGGTACCCTGTGCTGGTCACCCCAGTTCGCGTTGCCATTTCTTTGATCTTCATTTGGGTCATTTCCATCACCCTGTCCTTCCTGTCCATTCACCTGGGGTGGAACAGCAGAAACGAGACCAGAGGGGGCAACAGCACCTTCAAGTGCAAAGTGCAGGTCAATGAGGTGTACGGGCTGGTGGATGGGCTGGTCACCTTCTACCTGCCTCTTCTCATCATGTGTGTCACCTACTACAGAATCTTTAAGATCGCCAGGGAGCAGGCCAAAAGGATCAATCACATCAGCTCCTGGAAGGCAGCCACCATCAGAGAACACAAAGCCACCGTGACACTGGCTGCAGTCATGGGGGCTTTCATCATCTGCTGGTTTCCCTACTTCACCACATTTGTTTATCGTGGCCTGAGAGGGGATGATGCCATCAACGAGGTGGTTGAAGGCATCGTTCTGTGGCTAGGCTATGCCAATTCAGCCCTGAACCCTATCCTGTACGCTGCCTTCAACAGAGACTTCCGCATGGCTTACCAACAGCTCTTCCGCTGCAAGCTTGGCAGCCACAACTCCCACAAAACTTCCCTGAGGCTGAACAATTCTCTGCTGTCCAGGAGCCAAAGCCGAGAAGGCAGATGGCAGGAGGAGAAGCCCCTGAAGCTCCAAGTGTGGAGTGGGATAGAAATCACACACCCCCAAGGAACGCCAGACAGGTAAACATTTGTGTGGGTTGGAGGTGCCAGGAGACATCCCACTCTCTGTGTGGATGGTGCTGAGACCATTCCATGAGCATTTTACAGAAATCATCTCTCATCCTCAAATGGCTCTCTTAGAAAGGACATTTACATTtaccttcatttttaaaagaccgCATTAAAGGTAACAGAT
Coding sequences:
- the Hrh2 gene encoding histamine H2 receptor, whose translation is MEPNGTVHSCCLDSTVLKVAISLILTTLILITIAGNVVVCLAVSLNRQLRSLTNCFIVSLAATDLLLGLLVLPFSAIYQLSFKWSFGQVFCNIYTSLDVMLCTASILNLFMISLDRYCAVTDPLRYPVLVTPVRVAISLIFIWVISITLSFLSIHLGWNSRNETRGGNSTFKCKVQVNEVYGLVDGLVTFYLPLLIMCVTYYRIFKIAREQAKRINHISSWKAATIREHKATVTLAAVMGAFIICWFPYFTTFVYRGLRGDDAINEVVEGIVLWLGYANSALNPILYAAFNRDFRMAYQQLFRCKLGSHNSHKTSLRLNNSLLSRSQSREGRWQEEKPLKLQVWSGIEITHPQGTPDRKPALSYTTCSNNLLSCCKSLWGLHFLQQHPEGLSEEQSEEPLSEKAERTPSQEGMRALPCEAV